A single genomic interval of Stieleria maiorica harbors:
- a CDS encoding alpha/beta fold hydrolase — protein sequence MTTKESPQAVDAGMPSFTELCQNWHRAAENLDRFNRMLTTDAKIAQTPKEVVWTLNKAKLYHYVPVVPEQDRKPVPLFMVFAIMNRPHVLDLRPGHSFVEYMLRHGYELYLLDWGEPGPEDKNMCFDDYVLEYLPRAIRKFKSVSGAQEFSMLGWCLGALISTMYAALRPDDGLKNLLLLTAPLDFSDQEAGGFTRWSSNPAFNANTIVEKLGNVPGEMIDTGAKMLKPIENYFGSYSMLWDKIENPGTVEAWHAMNTWVRDIIPMAGGAYKQLINEFYKENKLMKGTMQLRGETVDLKKLKANLLNVIAEADHITPPCQSEAVMDAVGSEDKEVLRVRGGHIGIMAGRGAEKNTWPHIEAWLAERSGT from the coding sequence ATGACCACGAAAGAATCGCCCCAAGCGGTGGATGCCGGCATGCCTTCATTCACCGAGCTTTGTCAAAACTGGCACCGGGCCGCCGAGAATCTTGACCGGTTCAATCGCATGCTGACCACCGATGCCAAGATCGCGCAAACACCCAAGGAGGTCGTTTGGACGCTGAACAAGGCCAAACTTTATCATTATGTCCCCGTCGTGCCCGAGCAGGATCGCAAGCCGGTGCCGTTGTTCATGGTGTTCGCCATCATGAACCGGCCGCACGTGTTGGACCTGCGGCCGGGACACAGTTTTGTCGAGTACATGCTGCGGCACGGATACGAACTGTATCTGTTGGACTGGGGCGAACCCGGTCCCGAAGACAAGAACATGTGCTTTGACGATTACGTGTTGGAGTACTTGCCGCGCGCGATTCGCAAGTTCAAAAGCGTCTCGGGTGCCCAGGAGTTCAGCATGTTGGGGTGGTGCTTGGGCGCACTGATCAGCACGATGTACGCCGCGCTGCGACCGGATGATGGGCTGAAGAATCTGTTGTTACTGACGGCGCCGCTGGATTTCAGCGATCAAGAAGCCGGTGGGTTCACGCGTTGGTCCAGCAACCCCGCGTTCAATGCCAACACGATCGTCGAAAAACTGGGCAACGTCCCCGGCGAGATGATCGATACGGGTGCCAAGATGCTCAAACCGATCGAAAACTACTTCGGCAGCTACAGCATGCTGTGGGACAAGATCGAAAACCCCGGCACGGTGGAAGCCTGGCACGCCATGAACACCTGGGTCCGCGACATCATCCCGATGGCCGGCGGTGCGTACAAGCAATTGATCAACGAGTTTTACAAAGAGAACAAATTGATGAAGGGCACGATGCAGTTGCGTGGGGAAACGGTGGATTTGAAGAAGCTGAAAGCCAACCTGTTGAACGTGATCGCCGAAGCCGATCACATCACGCCGCCCTGTCAGTCCGAGGCGGTGATGGACGCGGTGGGCAGTGAGGACAAGGAAGTGCTGCGGGTGCGGGGCGGCCACATCGGCATCATGGCCGGACGCGGTGCCGAGAAAAACACCTGGCCGCACATCGAAGCTTGGCTCGCCGAACGATCGGGGACCTGA
- a CDS encoding AarF/UbiB family protein has protein sequence MTPRWEFLLDEAAFQSILPPEHAHFARPIREGLGLFLGGLPEQQQRAILRGQAKLPATASFSQRLGILARSSPVLHKVGQILARDKRLPLELRGYLSELESLPPAVSQQQVEQAVVQELGPTDRLGIMLGPAIAEASVAVVVPFDRTVGSTAEGGVMKVLKPGIEEQLDRELNLLVQVGGQLDRRCDELQIPQLDYRDAFTQAHVRLLDEVQLENEQRHLVEARAFFADQPRVQIPRLLEHCTKRVTSMERLSGGKVTDHGLFGKREKRQLATLVGEALIAGPIFSKSDHPIFHGDPHAGNLFLTDEGRLGILDWSLVGRLGAEVRRTVVQLCLSAILLDARAVAARMAELAVQQPADASALTTVADKWVCSVRRGQFPGLSWMVGMLDEAVQHAKLRVSDELMLFRKSLLALEGVVTDVGERTGILDRTLNTEFLRHFAIELPQRWLHPPFSRSFATRLSNFDITQAMLGAPAAFASFLSGHALDAIESCQGRSSNNLNIPL, from the coding sequence ATGACGCCCCGCTGGGAATTCCTACTCGATGAAGCCGCCTTCCAGTCGATCTTGCCTCCCGAACACGCGCATTTCGCGCGACCGATTCGGGAGGGGTTGGGGCTGTTTTTGGGCGGTTTGCCGGAACAGCAACAGCGCGCGATTCTGCGCGGGCAAGCGAAACTGCCCGCAACGGCGTCGTTTTCCCAGCGGTTGGGCATTCTGGCGCGAAGCTCGCCGGTGCTGCACAAGGTCGGCCAGATCCTGGCCCGCGACAAACGGTTGCCGTTGGAGCTGCGCGGCTATTTAAGTGAGTTGGAAAGTCTGCCGCCGGCGGTTTCCCAGCAGCAAGTCGAGCAAGCGGTCGTGCAGGAACTCGGGCCGACCGATCGACTGGGCATCATGCTCGGGCCGGCGATCGCCGAAGCCAGCGTGGCGGTGGTCGTTCCATTCGATCGGACGGTCGGATCGACGGCCGAGGGCGGCGTCATGAAGGTGCTGAAGCCCGGAATCGAGGAACAACTTGATCGTGAGTTGAATTTGCTGGTGCAAGTCGGTGGACAATTGGATCGACGCTGCGACGAATTGCAGATCCCACAGCTGGATTATCGCGACGCGTTCACGCAAGCCCATGTCCGGTTGCTGGATGAGGTGCAGTTGGAAAACGAACAACGGCATTTGGTGGAAGCCAGAGCCTTCTTCGCCGATCAGCCTCGCGTGCAGATCCCCAGGCTGCTTGAACACTGCACCAAACGCGTGACCAGCATGGAACGGCTGAGCGGCGGCAAGGTGACCGATCATGGATTGTTTGGGAAGCGTGAAAAACGACAGCTCGCCACGCTTGTCGGCGAAGCGTTGATTGCCGGGCCGATCTTTTCCAAAAGCGATCATCCGATCTTTCACGGCGACCCGCACGCGGGCAACCTGTTTCTGACCGATGAAGGGCGTCTGGGGATTCTGGATTGGAGTCTGGTCGGACGCTTGGGGGCCGAGGTGCGGCGGACGGTGGTCCAGCTTTGTCTTTCAGCGATCCTGCTGGACGCCCGCGCGGTCGCCGCTCGGATGGCCGAGTTGGCGGTGCAGCAGCCGGCCGACGCATCCGCGCTCACAACGGTGGCCGATAAATGGGTCTGCAGTGTTCGCCGCGGACAATTTCCCGGATTGAGCTGGATGGTCGGCATGCTGGACGAAGCAGTCCAACACGCCAAGTTACGGGTCAGCGACGAATTGATGCTGTTCCGCAAATCGTTGCTCGCACTCGAAGGCGTCGTGACGGATGTGGGGGAACGGACGGGCATCCTGGACCGGACGCTGAACACCGAATTCTTGCGTCACTTTGCGATCGAATTGCCCCAGCGTTGGTTGCACCCTCCTTTCTCGCGAAGTTTTGCCACGCGACTTTCCAATTTCGATATAACCCAAGCGATGCTCGGTGCTCCCGCCGCATTTGCCAGTTTCCTTTCGGGACATGCCCTCGACGCGATCGAGAGTTGCCAAGGCAGATCATCAAACAATTTGAACATCCCCCTTTAA
- the mce gene encoding methylmalonyl-CoA epimerase — protein sequence MAVKSLNHIGIAVRSIDDHKPFYEDALGLEFEGLEDVPSQKVRVAFFRAGDVRLELLEPTSEDSTVAKFIEKRGEGLHHLAYTVDDITARIAELRESGLRMIDEKPREGSHQMQIAFLHPKSSGGVLTELCESADHA from the coding sequence ATGGCCGTCAAGTCTTTGAATCATATCGGCATCGCGGTCCGATCGATCGACGACCACAAGCCCTTTTACGAAGACGCCCTCGGGTTGGAATTCGAAGGGCTGGAGGATGTGCCGAGCCAAAAGGTGCGTGTCGCATTTTTCCGGGCCGGCGATGTTCGGCTGGAACTGCTGGAGCCGACCAGCGAGGACAGCACGGTCGCCAAGTTCATCGAGAAACGCGGCGAGGGATTGCACCATCTGGCCTACACCGTCGACGACATCACGGCGCGAATCGCGGAACTGCGTGAATCGGGATTGCGAATGATCGATGAGAAGCCGCGCGAAGGATCGCACCAGATGCAGATCGCGTTCTTGCATCCCAAGAGTTCCGGCGGTGTGCTGACCGAGCTTTGCGAATCTGCCGACCACGCGTAA
- a CDS encoding methylmalonyl-CoA mutase family protein: MTVTFPRELRVQDDFPAVDYDQWRQVVEKALAGSPFEKKLVSKTYDDLSIQPIYSRRDESGQDDPMGFPGLATRVRGGSPLGSTQSGWDLRQEFCDPCLTEGNQAILEDLAGGVTSIQIRLDDAARCGLDPDASVSDTGTGRGGVMVYCVDDLDKLLGDVQLDMITVALDSGAAFVPAAATLVALWQRRGVPPREARGAFNADPLAELARRGQLPTETPSALLLLADLADWTSKHYPQVTAVGVDTSPFHDAGASAAQDIAFALATGVEYLRAMTDRGMDVDTAAKQILFRISLGTEHFRAVAKLRAARWLWSRVLESSGASEDAWAMRIQTRTGNRVLTKHDASVNLLRNCVAVFAGGIGGADTITSVPFDCVAGLPNEFSRRVARNTALVLQEESHLHRVIDPAGGSWFLDQLTTDLAGKAWEIFQETERQGGMAAALAGGWVAKEIAATAAVRAKDIATRKRGITGVSEFPNVDEEPLVRAARDLKALAEAAATRVRGARPASDETASLAVADDRVAAVVMAASAGATLGQLASGLGFHQGETASMGAITPQRLAEPFDQLRDASDAWRETHGQRPRVFLACFGPVSHYSGRATWSTNFFEAGGFEVVGSEGFEDAEAAAAAFESSGATIAVICSSDKLYPDVVPAAAGKLKAAGADAVVLAGFPGDNEQAWRDAGVDRFIFMRCNVLETLRSLLAKVGVIDEGELAR; the protein is encoded by the coding sequence ATGACGGTTACGTTTCCCCGCGAACTGAGAGTTCAAGACGACTTCCCTGCGGTCGACTATGACCAGTGGCGCCAGGTGGTCGAAAAGGCGTTGGCGGGGTCGCCGTTTGAAAAGAAACTCGTTTCAAAAACCTACGACGACCTTTCTATCCAGCCGATCTACAGTCGTCGCGACGAGTCCGGCCAAGACGATCCGATGGGCTTTCCCGGTTTGGCGACGCGGGTGCGTGGCGGGAGTCCGCTCGGATCGACGCAATCAGGTTGGGACCTGCGTCAAGAGTTTTGCGATCCCTGCCTGACCGAAGGTAACCAAGCGATCTTGGAGGATTTGGCCGGGGGCGTGACGTCCATCCAAATCCGACTTGACGATGCAGCCCGCTGCGGGTTGGATCCCGATGCTTCGGTCAGTGACACAGGCACCGGGCGCGGCGGGGTGATGGTCTACTGCGTCGACGATCTGGACAAGTTGCTCGGTGATGTTCAGTTGGACATGATTACTGTCGCCTTGGATTCCGGTGCGGCGTTTGTCCCCGCCGCGGCGACCTTGGTCGCCCTGTGGCAGCGCCGTGGTGTGCCGCCCCGAGAGGCGCGTGGTGCGTTCAACGCGGACCCGCTGGCGGAACTGGCCCGACGGGGACAATTACCGACCGAGACACCGTCGGCGTTGTTGTTGTTGGCGGATCTGGCGGATTGGACGTCAAAACATTACCCACAAGTCACCGCAGTCGGCGTCGACACGTCACCCTTCCACGACGCCGGCGCGAGTGCGGCCCAGGACATCGCCTTCGCATTGGCAACGGGCGTCGAGTACTTGCGGGCGATGACCGACCGCGGGATGGACGTCGACACGGCGGCCAAACAGATCCTGTTTCGCATCAGCCTGGGCACCGAGCATTTTCGGGCGGTCGCCAAACTGCGTGCGGCGCGATGGCTGTGGTCACGCGTGTTGGAATCCAGCGGGGCGTCGGAAGATGCTTGGGCGATGCGGATTCAAACGCGGACGGGCAACCGGGTGCTGACCAAGCATGACGCGTCTGTCAACCTGCTCCGCAACTGCGTGGCGGTGTTTGCAGGCGGCATCGGTGGGGCGGACACGATCACGTCGGTGCCGTTTGATTGCGTCGCCGGTTTGCCCAACGAATTCAGTCGCCGCGTCGCTCGCAACACCGCGCTGGTGCTGCAAGAGGAATCGCACCTGCATCGCGTGATCGACCCGGCCGGCGGCAGTTGGTTCTTGGACCAATTGACCACCGACCTGGCGGGCAAGGCGTGGGAGATCTTTCAGGAGACCGAGCGTCAGGGTGGCATGGCGGCGGCGCTCGCCGGCGGATGGGTCGCGAAAGAGATCGCTGCAACGGCCGCGGTCCGGGCCAAGGACATTGCGACGCGAAAACGTGGGATCACGGGCGTTAGTGAGTTCCCCAATGTCGACGAAGAACCCCTCGTCCGCGCGGCTCGGGATTTGAAAGCCCTTGCCGAGGCAGCGGCCACGCGGGTGCGAGGTGCTCGCCCGGCGAGCGATGAAACCGCGTCGCTTGCGGTCGCCGATGATCGGGTCGCCGCAGTGGTCATGGCCGCGTCGGCCGGCGCGACGCTCGGGCAATTGGCCAGCGGTCTCGGATTCCACCAAGGCGAAACGGCATCGATGGGAGCCATCACGCCGCAGCGTTTGGCCGAACCCTTTGACCAGCTGCGTGATGCCAGCGATGCCTGGCGGGAAACGCACGGACAACGTCCACGTGTGTTCCTGGCATGCTTCGGCCCGGTGTCGCACTACAGCGGCCGGGCAACCTGGTCGACCAACTTCTTTGAAGCGGGCGGCTTCGAGGTCGTCGGCAGCGAGGGTTTTGAAGATGCGGAAGCGGCGGCTGCGGCGTTTGAGTCATCCGGTGCAACGATCGCGGTTATTTGTTCCTCGGACAAACTGTACCCCGACGTGGTCCCCGCGGCAGCGGGCAAACTGAAGGCGGCCGGGGCGGATGCGGTCGTGCTGGCCGGATTCCCCGGTGACAACGAACAAGCGTGGCGAGATGCGGGCGTCGACCGCTTTATCTTCATGCGTTGCAATGTGCTTGAAACACTCCGCAGCCTGTTGGCAAAAGTCGGTGTGATTGACGAAGGAGAGCTGGCGCGATGA
- the scpA gene encoding methylmalonyl-CoA mutase produces the protein MTIPNFSEIPFQSKQHASGGLDDWQAKVDGRTEQLQWQTPEQIPVKPLYTSADRAGLDHLDTMPGIAPFLRGPYATMYVQRPWTVRQYAGFSTAKESNAFYRRNLAAGQMGLSIAFDLATHRGYDSDHPRVSGDVGMAGVAIDSIHDMRTLFDGIPLDRMSVSMTMNGAVLPIMALYIVAAEEQGVKPEQLAGTIQNDILKEFMVRNTYIYPPAPSMKIIAAIFEYTSQRMPKFNSISISGYHMQEAGATADLELAYTLADGLEYVRTGISAGLDVDAFCPRLSFFWAIGMNYFMEIAKMRAARMIWAKLIKQFNPKNPKSLSLRTHSQTSGWSLTAQDVYNNVTRTCIEAMAAAHGHTQSLHTNALDEALALPTDFSARIARNTQLFLQQETDTCNVVDPWAGSYYVERLTHDLAQRVWEHLVEIEELGGMTEAIQAGIPKMRIEEASARTQARIDSGQQTLIGVNKYRPPTEDEMRVLHVDNSAVRKSQIAGLKQLRAERDSSVVEAALDALTEAARSEKGNLLELAVNAARAKATVGEISAALEKVYNRYQAPVQSVRGVYAAALESESMTTEVRQIVEAFERSEGRRPRILVAKMGQDGHDRGQKVIASAFADLGFDVDIGPLFRTPAETARQAVENDVHLVGVSSLAAGHLTLVPELRKALADLGREDIMIVAGGVIPPEDREALYEAGAAEVFGPGTVISDAAIRVVRDLADRLGFSVDETIETQDA, from the coding sequence ATGACGATCCCAAACTTTTCCGAGATCCCGTTCCAAAGTAAACAGCACGCTTCCGGTGGCTTGGACGACTGGCAAGCGAAAGTCGATGGACGCACCGAACAACTGCAGTGGCAAACGCCGGAACAGATCCCGGTCAAGCCGCTGTACACGTCGGCCGATCGTGCCGGGCTGGATCACTTGGACACCATGCCGGGGATCGCACCGTTCTTACGCGGCCCCTATGCGACGATGTACGTGCAGCGCCCTTGGACGGTGCGTCAGTACGCAGGGTTTTCCACGGCAAAGGAGTCCAACGCGTTTTATCGTCGTAACCTGGCGGCCGGGCAGATGGGTTTAAGTATCGCCTTCGACCTGGCCACGCACCGCGGTTACGATTCAGATCATCCACGCGTCTCGGGCGATGTCGGCATGGCCGGCGTGGCGATCGACAGCATCCATGACATGCGGACGCTGTTCGATGGAATTCCGCTGGACCGGATGAGTGTGTCGATGACCATGAACGGTGCGGTGCTGCCGATCATGGCGCTTTACATCGTCGCCGCGGAAGAACAGGGCGTGAAACCGGAGCAGTTGGCCGGGACGATCCAGAACGACATTTTGAAGGAGTTCATGGTTCGCAACACGTACATCTATCCGCCCGCGCCGAGCATGAAGATCATCGCCGCGATCTTTGAATACACCAGCCAGCGGATGCCAAAATTCAACAGCATCAGCATCAGCGGTTATCACATGCAGGAGGCCGGGGCGACGGCCGACTTGGAATTGGCTTACACGTTGGCCGACGGGCTGGAGTACGTCCGCACGGGGATCTCCGCGGGACTGGACGTCGATGCCTTTTGCCCGCGACTGTCGTTCTTTTGGGCGATCGGCATGAATTACTTCATGGAGATCGCCAAGATGCGCGCCGCTCGCATGATTTGGGCCAAACTGATCAAGCAGTTTAATCCCAAAAACCCCAAGAGCTTGTCGCTGCGGACCCACAGCCAGACCAGCGGATGGAGTTTGACCGCTCAGGATGTCTACAATAACGTGACGCGGACGTGTATCGAAGCGATGGCGGCGGCGCACGGGCACACGCAATCATTGCACACCAACGCGCTCGATGAAGCACTTGCCCTGCCGACCGACTTCTCGGCCCGGATCGCGCGCAACACGCAATTGTTCCTGCAACAAGAAACCGACACGTGCAACGTCGTCGATCCCTGGGCGGGCAGCTATTACGTCGAACGTTTGACGCACGATTTGGCGCAGCGCGTTTGGGAGCACCTGGTCGAAATCGAAGAACTGGGCGGCATGACCGAGGCGATTCAGGCGGGGATTCCCAAGATGCGGATCGAAGAAGCGTCGGCGCGGACGCAAGCGCGAATCGATTCGGGACAGCAAACGTTGATCGGCGTCAACAAGTACCGACCGCCGACCGAGGACGAGATGCGTGTGTTGCACGTCGATAACTCCGCGGTGCGAAAATCACAGATCGCGGGATTGAAACAACTGCGTGCCGAGCGGGATTCGTCTGTCGTCGAAGCGGCATTGGATGCGTTGACCGAAGCGGCGCGCAGTGAAAAGGGCAACCTGTTGGAGTTGGCTGTCAATGCGGCCCGTGCCAAAGCGACGGTCGGCGAGATTAGCGCGGCGCTCGAAAAGGTTTACAATCGCTACCAGGCGCCCGTTCAATCCGTTCGCGGCGTGTATGCCGCGGCATTGGAGAGTGAATCGATGACAACGGAAGTCCGTCAAATCGTCGAAGCGTTCGAACGCAGCGAAGGCCGGCGGCCTCGGATTTTGGTCGCCAAGATGGGACAGGACGGGCACGACCGCGGCCAAAAAGTGATCGCCAGCGCGTTCGCCGATCTGGGCTTTGATGTCGACATCGGACCGCTGTTTCGAACGCCCGCCGAAACCGCCCGCCAAGCGGTCGAAAACGACGTGCACCTGGTCGGCGTCAGTTCGCTCGCGGCCGGTCACCTGACGTTGGTGCCGGAACTGCGTAAGGCGCTCGCGGATCTGGGGCGAGAAGACATCATGATCGTGGCCGGCGGAGTGATCCCGCCGGAGGATCGCGAGGCGTTGTACGAAGCCGGTGCAGCGGAAGTGTTCGGACCGGGGACGGTTATCAGCGATGCGGCGATCCGCGTGGTGCGCGATCTCGCCGATCGGCTGGGGTTCTCGGTCGATGAAACAATCGAAACTCAAGATGCGTGA
- the meaB gene encoding methylmalonyl Co-A mutase-associated GTPase MeaB, which produces MKRDVPRRRQLTTEDYFDGVRACDITVLPRALTLIESSNAAHQRQAEALLTRLLPHTGDAIRVGITGAPGVGKSTFIESLGLQLTAQGKRVAVLAVDPSSGISGGSILGDKTRMGRLAAEPGAYIRPSPSAGTLGGVAGKTRESMLVCEAAGYEVLLIETVGVGQSETMVAEMTDCFLALMLPGAGDDLQGIKRGLLELVDVIAVNKADDATRKAAEVAAHQYEMAIHSILGKQDNPPQVLTCSALHNKHVDEVWQAIEERYTAMKAGGELAAKRRRQQVRWLWAIIEERMKQALREHPGVRRIRDSLEADVLDGNLPPEVAASKILEAFGLQDR; this is translated from the coding sequence ATGAAGCGTGATGTTCCACGACGCCGTCAGTTGACGACGGAGGATTACTTTGATGGCGTGCGGGCCTGTGATATCACCGTGTTGCCGAGGGCATTGACGCTGATCGAATCCAGCAACGCCGCGCATCAACGCCAGGCCGAGGCGTTGTTGACACGACTGTTGCCGCACACCGGCGATGCGATCCGCGTGGGCATCACCGGCGCCCCCGGTGTCGGCAAGAGCACGTTCATCGAATCACTCGGATTGCAGTTGACCGCCCAGGGAAAACGCGTCGCGGTGTTGGCCGTGGATCCATCGAGCGGCATCAGCGGCGGCAGCATCCTGGGCGACAAGACACGCATGGGGCGGTTGGCGGCCGAACCCGGTGCCTACATCCGCCCTTCACCGTCGGCGGGAACGCTCGGTGGCGTGGCCGGCAAGACCCGCGAAAGCATGCTGGTGTGCGAAGCGGCCGGATACGAAGTGTTGTTGATCGAAACCGTCGGCGTCGGACAGTCCGAGACGATGGTCGCGGAAATGACGGATTGCTTTTTGGCGTTGATGTTGCCCGGCGCCGGAGACGACCTGCAGGGGATCAAACGCGGGCTGTTGGAATTGGTGGATGTGATTGCGGTGAACAAGGCCGACGATGCGACCCGCAAAGCGGCCGAGGTGGCCGCGCATCAATACGAGATGGCGATCCATTCAATCCTGGGAAAACAAGACAACCCGCCACAGGTGTTGACCTGCAGCGCACTGCACAACAAACATGTCGACGAGGTTTGGCAAGCCATCGAAGAACGCTACACGGCGATGAAAGCCGGTGGCGAATTGGCGGCCAAGCGACGTCGACAACAAGTCCGATGGTTGTGGGCGATCATCGAAGAGCGAATGAAGCAAGCCCTGCGCGAGCACCCGGGGGTGCGTCGCATTCGTGACTCTCTGGAAGCCGACGTGCTGGACGGCAACCTGCCTCCCGAAGTCGCGGCCAGCAAGATCTTGGAAGCGTTCGGTTTGCAAGATCGCTAA
- a CDS encoding acyl-CoA carboxylase subunit beta: MSIRKEFLTGLEERRRTLRSGGGESRHAKRRDKGMLSARERLDLFFDADTFQEWGMHVDHSCHEFGMEKKSMPCDGVVTGVGRVNGRPAASFSQDATVGGGALGMRHSKKICDMMDYALESGMPFVAINDSGGARIQEAVDSLSGYGQVFYRNVMLSGCVPQIGVIAGNCAGGAAYSPALMDFLVMTRENANMFICGPQVIKAATGVDCTMEEIGSASANASISGNVHFVADDDRHAMQIVQQLLSYLPQNNAENPPHRLSDELCLDPDPSMNDVIPENIKDPMDMYAVIERIVDRDCFLEVHRGFAPNLIVGFARVDGVVVGIIANQPNVKAGTLDIDASDKGARFIRFCNAFNIPLLTLVDVPGFLPGVAQEQGGIIRHGAKMLFAYASATVPKITVITRKAYGGSYLAMCSRDLKADMVFAWPTAEIAVMGAEGAVNVLYRKELAEAEDKTALREKFIQEYRDRFASPYLAASHGMITDVIAPAQTRAVVSLALQNTLNKSETRPPKKHGLIPL, translated from the coding sequence ATGAGTATTCGAAAAGAGTTTTTGACCGGGCTGGAAGAACGTCGCCGGACGCTGCGCAGCGGCGGCGGGGAAAGCCGGCATGCCAAACGCCGCGACAAGGGAATGCTGTCGGCACGCGAGCGGCTGGACCTGTTTTTCGACGCCGATACCTTTCAGGAATGGGGCATGCACGTCGACCATTCCTGCCATGAATTCGGCATGGAGAAAAAGTCGATGCCCTGTGACGGTGTGGTCACCGGCGTGGGACGCGTCAACGGCCGGCCCGCGGCCTCGTTCAGCCAGGACGCAACCGTCGGCGGCGGGGCATTGGGGATGCGGCATAGCAAAAAAATCTGCGACATGATGGATTACGCCCTGGAAAGCGGGATGCCGTTTGTGGCGATCAACGATTCCGGGGGCGCCCGGATCCAGGAAGCCGTCGATTCGCTATCGGGTTACGGGCAGGTCTTTTATCGCAACGTGATGCTTTCGGGCTGTGTCCCGCAGATCGGGGTGATCGCCGGGAACTGCGCCGGCGGAGCGGCTTATTCGCCGGCGTTGATGGATTTTTTGGTGATGACGCGTGAAAACGCCAACATGTTCATCTGCGGTCCCCAGGTCATCAAGGCGGCCACGGGCGTCGACTGCACGATGGAAGAGATCGGCAGCGCGTCGGCGAACGCCAGCATCAGCGGCAACGTCCACTTTGTCGCCGACGATGACCGGCATGCGATGCAGATCGTTCAACAGTTGCTGTCTTATCTGCCCCAGAACAACGCCGAAAACCCTCCGCACCGATTGAGCGACGAGCTTTGTTTGGACCCGGATCCATCGATGAACGACGTGATTCCGGAGAACATCAAGGACCCGATGGACATGTACGCCGTGATCGAGCGGATCGTCGATCGAGATTGTTTTTTGGAAGTCCACCGTGGTTTCGCACCCAACCTGATTGTCGGTTTCGCGCGGGTCGATGGCGTGGTCGTGGGCATCATCGCCAACCAACCCAACGTGAAAGCGGGCACATTGGACATCGATGCATCGGACAAAGGGGCACGGTTCATTCGCTTTTGCAATGCGTTCAACATTCCTTTGTTGACTTTGGTGGACGTCCCCGGTTTTCTGCCCGGCGTGGCGCAGGAGCAAGGCGGCATCATTCGTCACGGTGCGAAAATGTTGTTCGCTTATGCGTCGGCGACGGTTCCCAAGATCACCGTCATCACGCGCAAGGCCTACGGCGGATCGTACCTTGCGATGTGCAGTCGTGATTTGAAAGCCGACATGGTGTTCGCGTGGCCGACCGCGGAAATCGCGGTGATGGGAGCCGAGGGCGCCGTCAACGTGCTGTACCGAAAAGAGTTGGCCGAAGCCGAAGACAAAACGGCGCTCCGCGAGAAGTTCATCCAAGAATACCGCGACCGATTCGCGTCGCCGTACCTGGCGGCGTCGCATGGCATGATCACCGATGTGATCGCCCCGGCGCAAACCCGAGCCGTCGTCTCACTCGCCCTCCAAAACACGCTGAACAAAAGCGAAACCCGTCCTCCTAAGAAGCATGGTTTGATTCCGCTATGA
- a CDS encoding biotin/lipoyl-containing protein codes for MKRLRITVGNKSYDVTVEDLSDADTYHAPMQPAPVQPVGSAPAPAIARESAAKPPQPSVSGAVTSPMAGAIRAILVKPGDAVKRGQGMAILEAMKMENQITAPVDGTVKSIDVAVGDSVAEGQTLVVLE; via the coding sequence ATGAAAAGATTACGCATCACCGTCGGGAATAAATCGTATGACGTCACCGTGGAGGATCTCAGCGACGCGGACACGTATCACGCCCCGATGCAACCAGCACCGGTGCAACCGGTCGGCAGCGCGCCGGCTCCGGCGATCGCCCGCGAGTCCGCGGCCAAGCCCCCGCAGCCCAGCGTCAGCGGCGCGGTGACCAGCCCGATGGCGGGGGCCATCCGGGCCATCCTGGTCAAACCCGGCGACGCGGTCAAGCGTGGACAGGGCATGGCCATCTTGGAAGCGATGAAGATGGAAAACCAGATCACCGCACCGGTCGACGGAACGGTCAAGAGCATTGACGTGGCTGTCGGTGATTCGGTCGCCGAAGGGCAAACTCTGGTCGTACTGGAGTAA
- a CDS encoding OadG family protein: MLLLAQEESKRLIDFSLAPLTEEHGIPMAIMGIVVVFSALVLIVVFITVLPRLVAPFIESQPAATPAARDDELPEEVLVVIAAAVAAALDHPHRIVKIRGLGAGEYAWSLEGRMKHHLSHRIEHRDRK; encoded by the coding sequence ATGTTGTTGCTGGCCCAAGAAGAAAGCAAGCGGCTGATCGACTTCTCGCTGGCCCCGTTGACCGAGGAGCACGGGATTCCGATGGCCATCATGGGCATCGTGGTCGTGTTTTCGGCGCTCGTGTTGATCGTCGTCTTCATCACCGTCTTGCCGCGTCTGGTCGCCCCGTTCATCGAATCCCAGCCGGCCGCCACACCGGCCGCACGCGATGACGAGTTGCCCGAAGAGGTTCTGGTCGTCATCGCCGCCGCCGTCGCCGCGGCGCTGGATCACCCACACCGGATCGTCAAGATCCGTGGATTGGGAGCCGGCGAATATGCTTGGTCCCTGGAGGGACGGATGAAGCATCACCTGTCGCATCGTATCGAACATCGAGACCGTAAGTGA